A genomic window from Nematostella vectensis chromosome 9, jaNemVect1.1, whole genome shotgun sequence includes:
- the LOC125572358 gene encoding uncharacterized protein LOC125572358 gives MQTERFDMARSQSAKARESRNLLSIALFVLIPPSRGQEIRTLRIAPSGDREHVQGLNSLVLNSDGTLMFRFEDYKTYGSHGVDVTNLPEDHRLNVIIREYLDKYRDILLDAADDGTTNNFLLLVSYDFSFQLYFFKGLTDLLGTSDCWIEP, from the exons ATGCAGACAGAAAGATTTGACATGGCACGCTCACAG AGTGCCAAGGCTAGGGAGAGCAGGAATCTACTGTCGATCGCGCTTTTTGTATTGATACCTCCTTCCAGAGGACAAGAGATCCGGACACTGCGAATTGCCCCGTCCGGTGACAGAGAACACGTCCAGGGACTGAATTCATTAGTCTTGAATTCAGATGGCACCCTCATGTTCAGATTCGAGGATTACAAAACATATGGCTCTCATGGGGTTGATGTCACAAATTTGCCA GAAGATCACAGATTGAACGTCATCATAAGGGAATATCTGGACAAATACAGAGATATTCTTCTCGACGCCGCTGACGATGGCACAACCAACAATTTTCTTCTCCTGGTAAGTTATGACTTCAGTTTccaattatattttttcaaagggCTCACTGATCTTCTTGGAACTAGTGATTGTTGGATagaaccctaa